A window of Primulina tabacum isolate GXHZ01 chromosome 4, ASM2559414v2, whole genome shotgun sequence contains these coding sequences:
- the LOC142542765 gene encoding autophagy-related protein 8C-like — MAKSSFKLEHPLERRQAEASRIREKYPDRMPVIVEKAERSDIPDIDKKKYLVPADLTVGQFVYVIRKRIKLSAEEAIFVFVKNILPPTASMMSAIYEENKDEDGFLYMTYSGENTFGSN, encoded by the exons ATGGCCAAAAGCTCCTTCAAATTGGAACACCCCCTCG AGAGGAGACAGGCTGAGGCTTCTCGTATCAGGGAGAAGTACCCTGACAGAATGCCG GTTATTGTGGAGAAGGCTGAAAGAAGTGATATTCCGGACATTGACAAGAAAAA ATATCTGGTTCCTGCTGATCTGACAGTGGGGCAGTTTGTCTATGTTATCCGTAAAAGAATTAAGCTCAGTGCTGAGGAAGCCATTTTTGTGTTTGTCAAGAACATTCTTCCTCCCACTG CTTCCATGATGTCTGCAATTTATGAGGAAAACAAAGATGAGGATGGTTTCTTGTACATGACTTACAGCGGTGAGAATACGTTCGGATCGAACTGA
- the LOC142542767 gene encoding NEP1-interacting protein 1-like, with amino-acid sequence MSISFSAVRRWFSRILWWVAAELRGYASGLVFVLVKNFAVAMLTCICALGGASVGSITGALKGQTTETGFLRGVGVGAVTGAFTGVQLMEIILNGEPFSKVAFISSLVNGKIFMEWVSPAVLKAYQWQISTMETGLREISDIFEVNTIRGLAQDTIKKLPIYKFYAIEMTTSFSETSCAICLQDLKDGEYARVLPSCRHFFHPHCIDEWLTRQGSCPTCRKDV; translated from the exons ATGTCGATCAGTTTTTCGGCGGTGAGACGTTGGTTTTCTCGCATTCTGTGGTGGGTTGCGGCTGAACTGCGTGGTTACGCATCTGGGCTGGTCTTTGTACTGGTGAAGAACTTTGCTGTGGCGATGCTTACTTGCATTTGTGCTTTGG GCGGAGCCAGTGTAGGTTCAATCACTGGAGCACTCAAAGGCCAGACTACTGAAACTGGTTTCTTACGTGGAGTGGGTGTTGGAGCAGTGACAGGTGCCTTTACTGGCGTTCAATTGATGGAAATTATACTCAATGGAGAGCCATTTTCCAAG GTTGCATTTATAAGTAGTCTGGTAAACGGGAAGATATTTATGGAATGGGTGAGTCCTGCTGTGCTAAAAGCTTATCAATGGCAG ATTAGTACCATGGAGACGGGTCTGAGAGAAATATCAGACATTTTTGAGGTCAATACAATAAGAGGATTGGCTCAAGATACAATCAAGAAGTTGCCGATCTACAAATTCTATGCCATAGAGATGACTACGTCTTTTTCAGAGACTAGTTGTGCAATTTGCTTACAG GATTTGAAGGATGGGGAATATGCAAGAGTTCTGCCAAGCTGTAGGCATTTCTTCCACCCTCATTGCATAGATGAATGGCTTACTCGGCAAGGGAGTTGTCCGACATGCAGAAAAGACGTCTGA